The following proteins come from a genomic window of Nitrospira sp.:
- a CDS encoding NAD-dependent epimerase/dehydratase family protein: MSKVLVTGAAGFLGASLVEKLCRLGHHVRVVLHDSQHPISQLGNVETVVADIRDATSVQDIADGCGAIVHLAAKVHALDDSGEEQDYEAVNVDGTKHILDAAVRSGVNRIVFASSVKVFGEETRECVDETQAPHPKTAYGRSKWLAEQLVSEYAVRHGLTAVSLRLPMIYGATKKGNLYRMIEAIDHGRFPILPRLSAVRSLLHVENFVRAVLLCLRAPCFQRAAYVVADSEPYRVTDLYDWLRAGLGKAPPQWRVPLWMLKSGARCGDVLQAISGSPAPLTTQQLTKLIGCAWYSSAAITHELGYQAAYSFEQAVPDLIAFYRGAPRLDSRRPC; the protein is encoded by the coding sequence ATGAGCAAAGTGCTGGTAACAGGTGCTGCAGGGTTTCTGGGAGCATCGCTCGTCGAAAAGCTCTGTCGTTTAGGCCATCACGTGCGGGTTGTTCTTCATGATTCGCAGCATCCCATCTCACAATTGGGAAATGTCGAGACGGTGGTCGCCGACATCCGCGATGCGACGAGTGTGCAGGATATAGCGGATGGCTGCGGAGCCATCGTGCATCTGGCGGCCAAGGTCCATGCGCTCGATGATTCAGGAGAAGAGCAGGACTATGAAGCCGTCAATGTCGACGGGACGAAACACATCCTGGATGCAGCCGTGAGGTCCGGGGTCAATCGTATCGTGTTTGCCAGTTCGGTCAAAGTCTTCGGTGAAGAGACGAGGGAGTGTGTTGATGAAACACAGGCTCCCCATCCCAAGACCGCCTACGGCCGGTCAAAATGGCTGGCGGAGCAACTTGTCTCGGAGTATGCAGTGCGACATGGTCTCACTGCTGTCTCGCTTCGTCTTCCGATGATCTATGGTGCGACAAAGAAAGGCAACCTGTATCGGATGATCGAGGCGATCGATCATGGGCGGTTTCCGATTTTGCCTCGTCTCTCGGCGGTCCGGAGCCTCTTACACGTCGAGAATTTCGTACGGGCCGTATTGCTGTGTCTTCGCGCGCCATGCTTTCAGCGGGCGGCGTACGTCGTTGCCGATTCCGAGCCATATCGCGTGACCGACCTTTACGACTGGTTGCGGGCCGGACTAGGGAAGGCGCCTCCGCAATGGCGCGTGCCGCTCTGGATGCTCAAAAGCGGCGCGCGATGCGGCGATGTGCTCCAGGCTATCAGTGGGAGCCCTGCTCCTTTGACGACACAGCAATTGACCAAGCTCATCGGCTGTGCCTGGTACAGCTCAGCGGCCATCACGCATGAATTAGGATATCAAGCCGCGTATTCTTTCGAGCAAGCGGTCCCTGATCTGATCGCGTTTTATCGTGGAGCCCCTCGGCTTGACAGCCGGAGACCCTGTTGA
- a CDS encoding glycosyltransferase family 4 protein, with protein MANHPRLLYLITEDWYFWSHRLDLARAAREAGYEVIVATRVTDHGERIRGEGFQLEPLEMVRRSRNPFREVMAIASLVWLYRRVRPDVVHHVAMKPILYGSLAAWCTRVPSVINAFAGLGYAFMDERNGLLRWCVKTAFRSVLRLSHSVVLVQNQDDQDRLVGEGVVPASQMRVIAGSGIDIAAYSMQPQTSGIPVVVLPGRMLWDKGVGEFVEAARQLKQKGVHVRFILVGRRDEHNPAAIPEICLKEWVQEGVVEWWGHREDMPAVYAAAMLVVLPSYREGLPKVLLEAAACGKAIVATDVPGCREIVRDRFNGLLVASKDSTALAAAMEELLSDQALREVMGQRSRTRVLAEWSSPRITEQVLGLYRDMVTASAIDRSHGYA; from the coding sequence ATGGCAAATCATCCGCGCCTTCTGTATCTCATCACTGAAGACTGGTATTTCTGGTCTCATCGTCTCGACCTGGCGCGAGCGGCACGGGAAGCGGGCTACGAGGTCATTGTGGCGACTCGTGTGACCGATCACGGAGAACGAATTCGAGGCGAAGGGTTTCAGCTCGAACCGTTGGAGATGGTCCGTCGGAGCCGCAATCCGTTTCGCGAGGTGATGGCCATCGCCTCGCTCGTGTGGCTGTACCGGCGCGTCAGACCCGATGTGGTCCACCATGTGGCCATGAAGCCGATTTTGTACGGATCTCTGGCGGCGTGGTGTACCAGAGTCCCGTCCGTCATCAACGCATTCGCCGGTCTTGGGTATGCTTTTATGGATGAACGGAACGGGCTGTTGCGTTGGTGCGTGAAGACGGCATTCAGATCCGTACTCCGTTTGAGCCATTCCGTCGTACTGGTCCAAAATCAAGATGATCAGGATCGGCTCGTCGGAGAGGGGGTGGTCCCTGCATCTCAAATGAGGGTTATTGCCGGTTCAGGCATCGATATTGCGGCTTATTCCATGCAGCCGCAGACATCCGGTATTCCGGTTGTTGTGCTGCCGGGACGCATGCTCTGGGACAAAGGCGTCGGAGAATTCGTAGAAGCCGCCAGACAGCTGAAGCAAAAAGGCGTTCATGTTCGGTTCATTCTCGTCGGTCGACGGGATGAACATAACCCAGCGGCTATTCCGGAAATCTGCCTGAAGGAGTGGGTGCAGGAAGGGGTGGTTGAGTGGTGGGGACATCGAGAGGATATGCCGGCTGTCTATGCAGCGGCCATGCTCGTCGTGCTGCCGTCGTATCGAGAGGGGCTTCCCAAAGTGTTGTTGGAAGCGGCAGCCTGTGGCAAGGCCATAGTGGCCACGGATGTTCCCGGTTGTCGGGAGATCGTACGGGATCGGTTTAATGGGTTGCTGGTTGCCTCGAAGGATTCTACGGCGTTGGCGGCGGCCATGGAGGAACTGCTATCCGACCAGGCGTTGCGAGAAGTTATGGGACAGCGAAGTCGGACCCGTGTTCTGGCGGAATGGTCTAGCCCACGGATCACAGAACAGGTACTAGGCCTCTACCGTGACATGGTGACGGCCTCGGCGATAGATCGTTCTCATGGATATGCATGA
- a CDS encoding FkbM family methyltransferase: MGLVSRLRRRLSHLANWAIGSERVSYAQCGEDLIVDYVLAVLDVGKVSYLDIGAHHPRYLSNTYYFYRQGGRGVCVEPDPNALRAFKQVRPRDICLPVGIGSVPGTADLFLMTTSTLNTFSREEAERYQAYGTEQIERVIPVEMKTVNQVLEGYFESVPDFVSIDVEGMDLSILKGFDFERFRPKVFCVETLTYTEDGGEEKISELQSLLQQNDYLIYADTYINTIAVDRHAWASRKLLQTCKRASTKA, encoded by the coding sequence ATGGGGCTAGTTAGTAGACTGAGGCGGCGGCTCAGTCATTTGGCCAATTGGGCAATCGGATCTGAAAGGGTCTCATACGCTCAGTGTGGGGAGGATCTCATCGTCGATTATGTATTGGCCGTGCTCGATGTCGGTAAAGTGTCCTATCTTGATATTGGCGCACATCATCCTCGATACCTCAGCAACACATACTATTTCTATAGGCAGGGTGGTCGTGGTGTGTGCGTTGAACCGGACCCGAATGCCCTGAGGGCATTCAAGCAAGTTCGCCCCCGTGATATCTGCTTGCCGGTGGGCATTGGAAGTGTGCCTGGCACGGCTGATCTTTTCCTGATGACCACGTCAACGCTCAATACCTTTTCCCGTGAGGAGGCCGAGCGGTATCAGGCTTATGGTACAGAACAGATTGAGCGTGTGATTCCGGTGGAGATGAAAACAGTCAACCAAGTTCTTGAGGGGTACTTCGAGTCGGTGCCAGATTTTGTGTCGATTGATGTAGAAGGGATGGATCTATCGATACTGAAAGGTTTTGATTTCGAGCGGTTTAGGCCGAAGGTGTTCTGTGTTGAGACGCTGACCTATACGGAAGATGGAGGCGAGGAGAAAATCAGCGAACTGCAGAGCCTTTTGCAGCAGAATGATTATTTGATTTATGCAGATACCTATATCAATACGATTGCTGTCGATCGCCATGCATGGGCAAGTCGGAAATTACTCCAGACCTGTAAGCGTGCTTCCACAAAGGCATAA
- a CDS encoding glycosyltransferase family 4 protein: MPSPLLNVSIPWSLSHYIPLDGFHPIYRALFDHVSENIKISAWDNVKLYRKFRDDSSVRRTVVERAKWEAHRHDRGDGSSIAKRYQEYFWPPDHVLTTALKGDLEFHHTAPFPSLKRPFVFHCESFAPVLFPFAQQGSGNVENHEELKEHYRSIFASPLCLGIFSHVPDTLHALSSFLSDSTIDRKLFSSKMGLSANAFSMHEAEQKPSLSRPRFLFINSANQNSANFFRRGGHLVLRFWKEIVASGRDGLLMLRSTMPGDVELREYGVDVSWVKGEIGRSIVWDQGYLTSHEIQSLMAGAHFLMLPSVALHSVSIMEAMRAGALPIVTDTVGTSVFVHDEENGIVLRGVRNEVWQKDALTGILVDHYYRRPELDRFLVEQLTTRICRLLEDHDAYWDMHRRTIVHAQTQFLGQSFAENFWGSVSDLYTKFRGTSDLTEVASDNLKLSLSDCTIQNHGWARVFESPPQPMLRIKTEFGMVWELSGAMIQTYGNPRIELNDWSVLAQYCKNGAPPGMYANTLEELEGTYLHPLGGRREGVRRKLVQWISKMLRPFPALYQYAAQVLAVYRRHGGLRFFRPQAVPEIELVRQGVTGYNIIRHRDRYYAILQREGDFSPEKAEAGGYSSCHRGDSVSEVLRSIAASVPALKLFACEEDAEPAQVVLKGFHNFNIVRQGKEFYAILQSEGEFAQAQLLSKRSIPSFSGLSLEEVQRKILSTLTAEAAWLQDWGNPVDSIEAARRGTR; encoded by the coding sequence ATGCCCAGTCCTCTCTTAAACGTCTCGATTCCTTGGAGTCTTAGCCACTACATTCCATTGGATGGATTTCATCCGATCTATCGGGCATTGTTCGATCATGTTTCGGAGAATATCAAAATTTCCGCCTGGGATAACGTCAAGCTCTATCGCAAGTTCCGGGATGATTCTTCTGTGCGCAGGACTGTGGTAGAGAGAGCAAAGTGGGAAGCGCATCGTCACGATCGAGGTGATGGAAGTTCTATTGCAAAGAGATATCAAGAGTATTTCTGGCCCCCTGATCACGTTCTGACAACCGCTCTCAAGGGGGACCTGGAATTTCATCATACCGCTCCATTTCCCTCCCTCAAACGACCATTTGTCTTTCACTGCGAGTCGTTTGCGCCAGTTCTGTTCCCGTTTGCTCAGCAAGGAAGTGGCAATGTTGAAAACCATGAAGAACTCAAGGAGCATTATCGAAGCATCTTTGCGAGTCCTCTGTGTCTCGGAATTTTTTCCCATGTGCCGGACACGCTTCATGCGCTGAGCTCGTTTTTGTCAGACTCAACCATCGACAGGAAATTGTTCTCCTCGAAGATGGGGTTAAGTGCCAATGCGTTCTCTATGCACGAAGCAGAGCAAAAACCATCGCTTTCCAGGCCGCGATTCTTGTTTATCAACTCTGCCAACCAGAATTCAGCGAATTTCTTTCGTCGGGGCGGGCACCTTGTCTTGCGGTTCTGGAAGGAGATTGTAGCTAGTGGTCGAGACGGCCTTCTGATGCTTCGTAGTACAATGCCCGGCGATGTCGAATTGCGCGAATATGGCGTTGATGTCTCCTGGGTCAAAGGTGAGATTGGCCGAAGTATCGTCTGGGATCAAGGCTATCTGACCAGCCATGAAATACAGTCTTTAATGGCCGGCGCGCATTTTCTCATGCTCCCCAGTGTGGCTCTGCATTCTGTCTCAATTATGGAGGCCATGAGGGCGGGAGCGCTTCCAATCGTGACTGACACTGTGGGGACCTCGGTATTCGTTCATGATGAGGAAAATGGGATTGTTCTGCGCGGCGTGCGAAATGAGGTCTGGCAGAAAGACGCGCTAACAGGCATTTTGGTCGACCACTATTATCGAAGGCCGGAGCTTGATCGTTTTCTTGTGGAGCAACTGACCACCCGCATATGCCGGCTTCTTGAAGATCATGACGCATATTGGGACATGCACAGGCGCACTATCGTCCATGCGCAAACGCAGTTTTTAGGGCAGAGTTTTGCCGAGAACTTCTGGGGCTCGGTTTCTGATCTCTACACGAAATTCAGAGGAACGTCTGACCTAACAGAAGTTGCTTCCGACAATCTGAAATTGTCCTTGAGCGATTGTACGATTCAGAATCATGGCTGGGCACGAGTGTTTGAAAGCCCTCCACAGCCGATGTTGCGAATTAAGACGGAGTTCGGCATGGTGTGGGAATTGAGCGGCGCCATGATTCAGACGTATGGAAATCCTCGCATCGAGCTGAATGACTGGTCGGTATTAGCCCAGTACTGTAAAAATGGCGCTCCGCCTGGGATGTACGCCAATACCTTGGAAGAACTGGAAGGAACATACCTTCACCCGCTCGGAGGGCGACGCGAAGGAGTACGGCGCAAGTTGGTTCAATGGATTTCAAAAATGCTCAGGCCATTTCCGGCCTTGTACCAGTATGCCGCCCAAGTTCTAGCGGTGTATCGTCGGCATGGAGGGCTCAGGTTTTTCAGGCCTCAGGCAGTACCCGAGATCGAGCTCGTTCGTCAGGGAGTAACCGGATACAACATTATTCGTCATCGTGATCGATACTATGCCATTCTCCAGCGAGAAGGGGATTTTTCTCCGGAGAAGGCCGAGGCTGGTGGCTATTCCTCATGTCATCGTGGGGATTCTGTCAGTGAGGTGCTCCGAAGTATTGCCGCAAGTGTTCCGGCGTTGAAGTTGTTCGCCTGCGAAGAAGACGCTGAACCGGCCCAGGTCGTTTTGAAGGGTTTTCATAATTTCAACATAGTCCGTCAAGGCAAGGAATTCTATGCCATCTTGCAAAGCGAAGGCGAATTTGCACAAGCACAATTGCTCTCAAAACGATCTATCCCCTCTTTCTCAGGTCTCTCGCTTGAAGAGGTTCAGCGCAAAATTCTGAGTACACTCACTGCCGAGGCGGCGTGGCTCCAAGATTGGGGAAATCCCGTCGATTCTATCGAAGCGGCGAGACGAGGCACCCGCTGA
- a CDS encoding glycosyltransferase family 4 protein codes for MSIMMIAFPGVFAFVLAWWFTNRLCLPGSLLSILAHPNERTLHSMPTPQTGGLAVIGSVVISLILAASVLAITQPSKAVLPKGVASGSLWIVVSMLFIFVVSFIDDCIGLPAVLRLGVQAVSAFIIIGGVGLTLSSIPIPGGPNILLGIATIPVSVLVLLWMANLYNFMDGMDGFAGGMTFFGFGFLAYFGWQAHFPVMLIIAVFVAMAALGFLTHNFPPARIFMGDAGSITVGFLAGTLMILGVRDGIFELWVPIMIFSPFIVDATITLIRRVLRRKKIWQAHREHYYQRLVLSGWTHRRTVLTEYGVMILCGGLAVLYHHSTDSWRLVILGVWVGVFLVLGRLVHTFEQRRTASGTAHSLAASGSSTSVSVVAPQDSAAGIVKV; via the coding sequence ATGTCGATCATGATGATCGCCTTCCCAGGAGTCTTTGCATTTGTACTGGCCTGGTGGTTCACCAACCGGTTATGTTTGCCAGGATCATTGCTCTCCATCCTTGCTCATCCCAACGAACGAACATTGCATTCCATGCCGACTCCCCAGACGGGCGGGTTAGCCGTCATCGGCAGTGTGGTGATCAGTCTCATTCTGGCTGCCAGTGTGTTGGCGATTACCCAACCCTCGAAAGCTGTGTTACCGAAAGGTGTGGCTTCAGGGAGTCTCTGGATCGTGGTGTCAATGCTTTTCATTTTTGTCGTGTCCTTCATCGATGACTGTATCGGTCTTCCCGCCGTGCTCCGATTGGGTGTCCAGGCCGTCTCCGCGTTCATCATTATCGGGGGTGTGGGCTTAACCTTATCGTCCATCCCAATACCGGGGGGACCGAACATCCTGCTTGGAATAGCCACCATTCCGGTGAGCGTCCTCGTCCTCCTGTGGATGGCGAACCTCTATAACTTCATGGATGGTATGGACGGCTTTGCGGGCGGAATGACGTTTTTTGGGTTTGGATTTCTCGCATATTTTGGGTGGCAAGCCCACTTCCCGGTCATGCTCATCATCGCCGTGTTCGTGGCAATGGCCGCTCTGGGATTTCTCACTCATAATTTCCCTCCCGCGCGTATCTTCATGGGCGATGCAGGGAGCATCACGGTCGGATTCTTGGCGGGGACATTGATGATCCTTGGTGTTCGGGACGGAATATTCGAGCTATGGGTCCCGATCATGATCTTCTCCCCGTTCATCGTGGATGCAACGATCACGTTGATCCGGCGGGTGCTCCGTCGCAAAAAGATTTGGCAAGCTCACCGTGAACACTATTATCAACGGTTGGTTTTGAGCGGATGGACCCATCGTCGGACCGTGCTTACAGAGTATGGAGTCATGATTCTGTGCGGAGGACTGGCCGTTCTGTATCATCACTCGACGGACAGCTGGAGGCTCGTGATTCTTGGCGTGTGGGTGGGTGTCTTTCTCGTTCTCGGGAGGCTGGTGCATACATTTGAACAACGACGAACCGCTTCCGGAACGGCTCACAGTCTTGCTGCATCCGGTTCCAGCACTTCTGTGTCGGTTGTAGCGCCACAAGACTCTGCAGCGGGCATCGTCAAAGTGTAG
- a CDS encoding class I SAM-dependent methyltransferase: MSRGLRAWLAQSELFAYNVVRRDRWIALQASLVPNGTSVLDVGAGSCPYRELFAHCDYRTQDLAPLRGEQLRHGGYGALDFVSDVTAIPVPDGSFGVVLCTEVLEHHPEPIRVVCEVARILQPGGTLILTAPLGSGIHQEPYHYYGGYTPWWYERFLKAAGFEEITVEPNEGSFRFFGQESLRFIQATSPWSTSLPVGIRLLWLPMWVVLVPVLGLIVPVLCKWLDRFDRERRFTVGYHVTARRATTACSL, encoded by the coding sequence GTGAGTAGGGGGCTACGAGCCTGGCTGGCTCAGAGCGAGCTGTTTGCCTATAACGTCGTACGGCGCGATCGATGGATAGCGCTACAGGCGTCGTTGGTGCCGAATGGGACCAGCGTGCTGGATGTCGGCGCCGGGTCCTGCCCGTATCGTGAGCTGTTCGCACACTGCGACTATCGTACCCAAGACCTCGCGCCTTTGCGGGGCGAGCAGCTTCGACATGGCGGTTATGGAGCACTTGATTTCGTATCGGATGTGACGGCCATTCCAGTCCCTGATGGCAGCTTTGGGGTGGTGCTTTGTACGGAGGTGCTCGAGCATCATCCTGAGCCCATCCGAGTGGTCTGTGAAGTGGCAAGGATTCTTCAGCCAGGAGGAACGCTCATTCTCACCGCGCCGCTCGGATCAGGAATTCATCAAGAGCCCTACCATTATTACGGTGGCTATACACCCTGGTGGTACGAGCGCTTTCTGAAGGCGGCTGGATTTGAGGAAATCACCGTTGAGCCGAACGAAGGATCATTTCGATTTTTCGGACAGGAATCATTACGGTTTATTCAAGCGACTAGTCCGTGGAGTACGAGCCTTCCGGTTGGGATTCGGCTGCTCTGGCTTCCGATGTGGGTCGTGCTGGTTCCTGTCCTTGGCTTAATCGTCCCTGTGTTATGCAAATGGCTTGATAGGTTCGACCGCGAGAGGCGTTTTACGGTTGGCTACCATGTGACGGCGCGGCGGGCTACTACGGCCTGTTCACTGTGA
- a CDS encoding glycosyltransferase family 2 protein: MNASPLVTVVMSAYNASGTIDLALRSILAQTYQDWELIVVDDGSTDRTAERVMWVKDPRVRFIQEPSGNMGLASRLNQCMRLAKGQYVARMDADDVSYPWRLERQVRFLEAHRDIDLLGTGAVIFKGEGEILSCYPTASSHETVCRRPWWGFPLAHPTWMGKRAWFLAHPYSDQDSRCEDQALLLQCFAHSRFAALEEVLLGYRMAEIKAAKLGRGRLNYCRRLLARVHDCSSLRWAMMGVGVHSAAFARDVVLQLGRTVGSGSHRSWGSVGQAERDQWQSVWAGLAHEQTILTHT, translated from the coding sequence ATGAATGCGAGCCCTCTGGTTACAGTGGTGATGTCGGCGTACAACGCGTCGGGGACTATCGACCTTGCGTTGCGGTCGATTCTTGCCCAAACGTATCAAGACTGGGAACTGATCGTTGTCGACGATGGCTCGACCGATCGGACGGCGGAACGTGTGATGTGGGTGAAGGATCCCCGAGTCCGATTTATTCAGGAACCATCCGGGAATATGGGCCTGGCGTCGCGGTTGAATCAATGTATGCGTCTGGCGAAAGGACAGTATGTTGCCCGGATGGATGCCGATGACGTGTCGTATCCTTGGCGGCTTGAACGACAGGTGCGGTTTCTTGAAGCGCATCGGGACATTGATCTGCTGGGGACCGGCGCTGTGATTTTCAAGGGAGAAGGCGAGATCCTCAGCTGTTACCCAACGGCAAGCTCACATGAGACTGTTTGCCGTAGGCCATGGTGGGGATTTCCGCTTGCCCATCCGACATGGATGGGCAAGCGGGCCTGGTTTCTCGCACATCCCTATTCTGATCAAGATAGTCGGTGTGAAGATCAAGCACTCCTGCTGCAATGCTTTGCCCACAGTCGTTTTGCCGCGTTGGAGGAAGTGCTCTTGGGCTATCGCATGGCTGAAATCAAAGCTGCAAAGCTGGGCCGTGGTCGGCTCAACTATTGCCGTCGGCTTCTTGCTAGGGTGCATGACTGCTCCTCATTACGGTGGGCGATGATGGGTGTGGGTGTGCATAGCGCCGCTTTTGCAAGAGACGTGGTCCTTCAGTTGGGTCGCACGGTTGGGAGCGGATCTCACAGGTCCTGGGGGTCTGTTGGTCAAGCAGAGAGAGACCAGTGGCAATCGGTGTGGGCGGGGTTGGCTCATGAACAGACAATACTCACGCATACCTGA
- the asnB gene encoding asparagine synthase (glutamine-hydrolyzing): MCGIAGMMSYRGTAYSHIVSGMVKRIGYRGPDNSGVWCDSDYGLALGHARLSILDLSSAGHQPMESASGRYVIAFNGEIYNHLELRGQLAGLSWRGHSDTETLLAAFETWGVEKTLQAAAGMFALALWDRGERRLILARDRIGEKPLYYGWSNGTFLFASELKALEAYPDWRGEIDREALALFMRYAYVPLPYSIYTGIRKLLPGTYATIASTCVPGYWPEPTPYWSAAAVAKQTRRSDWTDSMAEDELNRLLSGAVKRQMIADVPLGAFLSGGIDSSTVVALMQAHSSRPVKTFTLGFGEDDYNEAPGAKAVAEYLRTDHTEFYVSPADALAVIPFLPSIYDEPFGDSSAIPTHLVARLAKQQVMVALSGDGGDELFGGYNRYSWGSSIWRRVERVPVSMRAMAAYVLTVLSPEQWDRIGRILKMGLPASLHLSTLGEKVHKLAAVLDSNSQAELYRQLVSLQREPVSLVIGSHEAPIWADDQARQIAKQDFSEQMMFHDLVGYLTDDILPKLDRAAMAISLETRMPLLDHRVVEFAWSLPLSMKIRTESQGKWLLRQVLYRYVPKHLVERPKMGFGIPLDSWLRGSLRDWAEALLDESRLRHEGYFNPAPIRKKWQEHLSGRRNWQYWLWNVLMFQAWLSAHGKSSAPSVSHH; encoded by the coding sequence ATGTGTGGCATTGCCGGAATGATGTCCTATCGGGGCACTGCGTATAGCCATATTGTTTCAGGAATGGTCAAGAGGATTGGTTATCGAGGTCCTGACAATTCAGGAGTATGGTGCGATTCCGACTACGGACTTGCTCTTGGCCATGCCCGCCTGTCGATCCTGGATCTGTCTTCTGCCGGTCATCAACCCATGGAATCAGCTTCCGGTCGATATGTGATCGCATTCAACGGTGAAATCTATAATCATCTGGAACTCCGGGGGCAACTTGCGGGCCTATCGTGGCGCGGGCATTCTGATACTGAGACGCTGTTGGCGGCCTTTGAAACCTGGGGTGTGGAAAAAACGCTTCAGGCCGCTGCGGGGATGTTTGCTTTGGCTCTCTGGGATCGTGGCGAGCGACGCCTGATCCTGGCTCGTGACCGAATCGGAGAGAAGCCGCTCTACTATGGGTGGTCCAACGGGACGTTCCTCTTTGCCTCGGAGCTGAAAGCGTTGGAAGCCTACCCAGACTGGCGCGGTGAAATTGATCGGGAGGCCTTGGCCTTGTTCATGCGCTATGCCTATGTGCCGTTACCATACTCGATTTACACTGGGATTCGAAAACTCTTACCTGGAACCTATGCGACGATCGCTTCCACCTGCGTGCCCGGATACTGGCCGGAACCCACACCCTATTGGTCTGCGGCGGCGGTTGCGAAACAGACCCGTCGATCCGATTGGACCGATAGCATGGCCGAGGATGAGCTAAACCGGTTATTGAGTGGTGCCGTCAAGAGACAAATGATAGCCGATGTACCTCTCGGTGCGTTTCTCTCAGGTGGTATCGACTCCTCCACCGTCGTGGCACTTATGCAGGCGCACTCATCCCGTCCTGTCAAGACCTTCACGCTAGGTTTCGGTGAAGATGACTACAATGAAGCGCCCGGCGCGAAGGCTGTCGCTGAATATCTGCGAACAGACCATACCGAATTCTATGTGAGTCCAGCCGACGCCTTGGCGGTGATTCCGTTCCTGCCGTCGATATATGACGAACCATTCGGCGATTCGTCCGCCATTCCAACCCATCTTGTCGCGAGATTGGCTAAGCAACAGGTTATGGTCGCGCTTTCCGGGGATGGAGGTGATGAGTTATTTGGGGGATACAATCGGTATTCGTGGGGAAGCTCGATCTGGCGTCGAGTTGAGCGAGTACCTGTCTCCATGAGAGCGATGGCGGCATATGTGCTGACGGTCCTGTCGCCTGAGCAGTGGGATAGGATCGGCAGAATATTGAAGATGGGGCTTCCAGCTTCCCTCCACCTGTCGACTCTCGGGGAAAAGGTTCATAAACTTGCCGCAGTTTTGGATTCGAATAGTCAGGCGGAATTGTATCGGCAGCTCGTGTCGCTGCAGCGAGAGCCCGTTTCCTTGGTCATCGGTTCTCATGAAGCACCTATATGGGCTGACGACCAAGCAAGACAGATCGCAAAGCAGGATTTCAGCGAACAGATGATGTTCCACGACTTGGTGGGGTATCTGACGGATGACATTTTGCCTAAGCTGGATCGAGCTGCCATGGCGATCAGCCTAGAAACACGTATGCCCCTGCTGGACCATCGCGTCGTGGAGTTTGCCTGGAGTCTTCCGCTTTCGATGAAGATCAGGACAGAAAGCCAGGGGAAATGGCTGCTTCGCCAGGTATTGTATCGCTATGTTCCAAAGCACTTGGTTGAACGGCCCAAGATGGGGTTTGGCATTCCGTTGGACTCCTGGCTCAGAGGCAGCTTGAGGGATTGGGCCGAAGCGCTGTTAGATGAATCGCGGCTCCGGCATGAAGGGTATTTTAATCCTGCTCCAATCAGGAAGAAATGGCAGGAGCACCTCTCAGGTCGGCGCAATTGGCAGTATTGGCTCTGGAATGTGCTGATGTTTCAGGCTTGGTTGAGCGCTCATGGCAAATCATCCGCGCCTTCTGTATCTCATCACTGA
- a CDS encoding DUF268 domain-containing protein, which translates to MVRWGAAFLGPHLFTSIGALPRYFVEWNTYNKRAATQQISFRDSYPCLADRVVDTPFDPHYFFQAAWLARRLHDVMPPFHVDIGSSVMMINVLSATTKTIFVDYRPLRVHLSNFLPLGGDIIQLPFRAGSITSLSCLHVLEHVGLGRYGDPINPEGSRLAATELQRVLKPSGRLFLSVPVGRERVCFNAHRVFSPSTVRDFFQELQLKAFSLVDDAGRLNEEISPEAAANLEYGCGLFEFVKARE; encoded by the coding sequence ATCGTTCGGTGGGGCGCGGCGTTTCTTGGTCCTCACCTCTTTACCAGCATTGGCGCATTGCCTCGCTATTTTGTGGAATGGAACACCTATAATAAGAGGGCCGCGACACAACAAATCTCGTTCCGCGATTCGTACCCATGTCTTGCCGATCGTGTCGTGGACACGCCGTTCGATCCACATTATTTTTTTCAAGCTGCATGGCTTGCGCGGCGCCTGCACGACGTGATGCCTCCCTTTCATGTCGACATCGGTTCGAGCGTGATGATGATCAATGTATTAAGCGCGACCACAAAAACCATTTTTGTCGATTATCGGCCGCTCCGCGTTCACCTTTCGAACTTCCTCCCGCTGGGTGGAGATATTATTCAGTTGCCCTTTCGTGCCGGAAGCATCACGTCATTGTCCTGTCTTCATGTCCTTGAGCATGTGGGACTTGGTCGATACGGTGACCCCATCAACCCTGAGGGGAGCCGGCTGGCAGCCACGGAGCTACAGCGGGTATTGAAACCGAGTGGGAGGCTCTTCCTCTCGGTGCCGGTTGGACGTGAGCGGGTGTGTTTCAATGCGCATCGAGTGTTTTCGCCGAGCACGGTCAGAGATTTCTTTCAAGAACTCCAGCTCAAGGCTTTTTCTCTCGTTGACGATGCCGGACGGTTGAACGAGGAGATTTCGCCGGAAGCGGCCGCCAATCTAGAGTATGGGTGCGGTCTTTTTGAATTTGTGAAGGCACGTGAGTAG